The following is a genomic window from Acidobacteriota bacterium.
CCCTGGACCAAGTCCGACGACAGGTAGCCGAAGGCGATGCCGAAGGCGCCGCCGATGAGCCCGAGGATGACCGCCTCCCCGAGGAATTGCAGCTGCACATCGCTCTCGGTCGCGCCCACGGCGAGCCGGATGCCGATCTCGCGCGTGCGTTGTGTCACCGAGACGAGCATGATGTTCATGATGCCCACGCCGCCGACCACCAGCGACAGCGACGCGACCGCGGCGAGGAACAGCTTCATGGCTTCGCTCGCCGCCAGCTGCGCCTTGATGAGTTCTTCCGGGCTGCGGATATTGAAATCGTCGGGCTCGCCGGCGTGCAGGTGATGGCGTTCGCGCAGCAACGCGATGATGTCTTGCGTGACCGTTGGCATCACGTCGCGTGAATCCGCGGACACAAAGATGTCGTCGAGCCAGAAGGTGCCGGTGATGCGCTTGGTCACCGTGGAGACGGGCATCACGACGAAGTCGTCTTGATCTTGCCCGGTCGCCGAGACGCCCTTGGGGACGAGCACGCCGATGACGCGGCAGGGCAGGTCTTTGATGCGCACCGTTTTGTCGATGGGATCCTCTTCGCTGAACAGGTTGTCGGAGACGGTGGCGCCCAGCACGCATACCGGCGCCGTGGTGGCGACGTCTTCGTCGGTGAAGAAGTTGCCGCTGCGCAGCTGCCAGCGCCGGATCTCGAGGAATGCGGGCGTGACGCCGCGATACTGTGTGCCCCAGTTGGTGTTGCCGTAGATGACCTGGATGCGCCCGTCGACGTTGGGCGACATCATGCGGATGTGCGCGACCTGGTGCGGGATGACATCCGCATCCGCCTGCACCATCGAGCGCGTGCCGCGCGCGCCCGAGCGGACACCGTTCACCCCGCGGCTGCCCGCCTCGATCCAGATGAAGTTGTCGCCCAGGCTCTGCAGCTGGTCTTCCACGCGTGCCGAGCCGGCGTTGCCGATGGCCACCACGCAAATGAAGGCGCCCACGCCCATCGCGATGCCGAGGATGGTGAGAGCGCTGCGCAGCAAGTCGCGCTTGAGTCCGGCAAAGGCCTCGCGCAGCAGGGACCGAAGGTGCATGAAAGCATTTTACGCCGTTCGCGGCACGTACTATGCTGCTGCCCATGCACGAGCAAGGAGAGGATGGGCTGCGCGCGGCCTACGCCACCATGGCCGACGGTGAGCTGTTGCAGCTGGCGCGCGAGAACGAAGAATTGACCGGCGCCGCACAGGCTGCGCTCGCCGCTGAACTCGCGCGCCGTAAACTCGCTGCCCCCGAAGCTGCGACCGGGTTTGACGAGGTGGAGGAGCGTCCACTGGTGGTGGTGGCGAGGTTTCGCGACCTTCCAGACGCGCATCTCGCCAAGGGATTGCTCGATTCCGCCGGCATCGAATGCTACCTGCGCAGTGAAAACATGATCCGGCTCGATTGGTTCGTGTCGAACGCCCTCGGAGGCATCGCGCTGGTCGTGGGCCCGGAGAATGCCGCCGCGGCGAAAGAGATGCTGGAGCAGCCGCCAGAAGAGATTGCTCTCGAAGATGAGGACGACGACCCCGACCCGCCCGCGGGTGCGTGACGGGGTCGACCAATGACTCCCGCGCTAGTCGCTGAACGCCAGGTAGCCCAGCGCGACCAGGTTGACCACCGGGAGCAGCAGCGCCACGGTCAGCCACGGCGACTTGCCGCGCGCTTCGCAGACCGCGATCAGCACGAGGATGTAGACCACGATGTTCACCAGCGGGATGAGCATCAGGATGATCCACCACACCGGTTTCTTTGCTATCTGGAGCAGCAGCACCAGGTTCAGGATGGGCACCCAGGCGAACCACGCGTTCTCGGTGTTCGTCTTGTTGGCGATGGTCTGGATGCAGTAGGCCGCGAAGGCGTAGACCACCAGGAGGCAGAGCAACCACGGAAGAGTGCCTCCGGGCAGCTCCTGCGGGTAGTCCTCCTGCAATCGCAGTAACACGGACGCGAGCATGATCATGGACGCCTCCTTGGCGAGCGACACGTCAACGCAAACGGCAGTTGGTTGGGAGTGACGCGCGCATCTTAGCCGCGCGGGCCTCCGCCGTCAAAAGAAAGAAAGCGAGAACTACGAACTGCGACCTATGGTGCCGTGGTGGCGCCGACGGGAGCGGCAGCGGCGCCGGCCCGGCCGATGCGCTCGGCGGGGATAGTCTGCAACTTCTCGAAGATGCGATGCGGCGCCAGCGGCAGATTGGGGAAGCGGATGCCGGTAGCGGCAGCGACTGCGTTGGCGAGCGCCGGAGCCACCGGATTCCCGGGATTCTCGGCATTCGATTTCGCACCCAGCGGACCCACGACGTCATAGGTGTCGGCAAAGAACATCTCGGTGCGCGGAATGTCGGCAAAAGCAGGGATGCGAGAGTTGCGAAAGGTCGGATTCATCACGCGGCCATCCTCGCCCATCACCATGCGCTCGATGAGCGCGAAGCCGATGCCCATCGCCACCCCGCCCTCCACCTGGCCGCGGAATTGCATCGGGTTGAGCACCGTGCCCACGTCGGCTGCGTGCACGCTATGCAGGATGGCGATCTCCCCCGTCACGCGATGCACTGCCACCCGGAAGCCATGGACGTTGAAGGCCACCGTCCGCGGCGAGCCGTACGCCTTGCGCAGCACGCTGAACTCGCGCTCCTGCTTGAGTCCGGAGGCATGGACCTCGGCGAGCGGTATCCGCCGGTCGCCGCAGACGACCTCGCCATCGCCCAGGCGGCAGTCTTTGGCCGCAGGACCCTTACTGGCATACTCCTTCTTCGCAAACTCAACCATGCGATCGCGCAA
Proteins encoded in this region:
- a CDS encoding ABC transporter permease, which codes for MHLRSLLREAFAGLKRDLLRSALTILGIAMGVGAFICVVAIGNAGSARVEDQLQSLGDNFIWIEAGSRGVNGVRSGARGTRSMVQADADVIPHQVAHIRMMSPNVDGRIQVIYGNTNWGTQYRGVTPAFLEIRRWQLRSGNFFTDEDVATTAPVCVLGATVSDNLFSEEDPIDKTVRIKDLPCRVIGVLVPKGVSATGQDQDDFVVMPVSTVTKRITGTFWLDDIFVSADSRDVMPTVTQDIIALLRERHHLHAGEPDDFNIRSPEELIKAQLAASEAMKLFLAAVASLSLVVGGVGIMNIMLVSVTQRTREIGIRLAVGATESDVQLQFLGEAVILGLIGGAFGIAFGYLSSDLVQG
- a CDS encoding DUF2007 domain-containing protein — translated: MHEQGEDGLRAAYATMADGELLQLARENEELTGAAQAALAAELARRKLAAPEAATGFDEVEERPLVVVARFRDLPDAHLAKGLLDSAGIECYLRSENMIRLDWFVSNALGGIALVVGPENAAAAKEMLEQPPEEIALEDEDDDPDPPAGA
- a CDS encoding DUF5684 domain-containing protein, with protein sequence MIMLASVLLRLQEDYPQELPGGTLPWLLCLLVVYAFAAYCIQTIANKTNTENAWFAWVPILNLVLLLQIAKKPVWWIILMLIPLVNIVVYILVLIAVCEARGKSPWLTVALLLPVVNLVALGYLAFSD